The genomic interval AGTAAATCTAGcaattatcatattattaatactaGACTCGATCAAATGCATTACATTATACTATCAAGCCTTACTGATACTGGCAGAACAAGTGTTCAGCCTAACATCATCAATTGGCAGCTTATCATCCGGGAAAAAGCAATCAGTAGGCTCTTTCTTAGGCAACAACTCACAAGCTTGAGGTGTCACACGGCTTGTAATTCCTTGAATATTAGTACAATTCCATTGCAACTCCTTTGGTTTCTCTGTCAACTTAATAGTCACATTAGAAATGCAGATTCCCGTAAAAGGGTCATTGCGAATTCCATCAAGCTTTGCGGATTGAGTAACATTATCGGCCACCATATCTCTGTAATTTATTCCTGTAACTGTCGGAAGTGCTTTTGGATCAAAACCAGGATCTGGGTGTGAGCCATAATCACCAGTCATCCAAAACACATACTTCATTGTCTTCATTGTCATTCTTCTTACATAAATTTCTTTCACATATGCTCCTCTGCCAACAGCTGTTTTGATTCTAACACCAGATTGAGTGTTGATTGCTGTTATGTCTTCAGCTCTCACATCTTTGATTCCTCCAGACATTTCACTGCCAAGAGCAATTGCAGCACTATCTGGGGAAATGCAAATTAGTCTTCTTATGATTAAATGCTGTGTTGGCATTCCGACTTTGATCCCATATTCATCCCAGCCACTTTTAACTGCAACGCAATCGTCTCCCGAGACTATATAGTTATCTTCAATTCGCGTATTTGTGCAAGAATCtggaaataaaagagagaatatTAGATTCTTATGATAGCATAGAAAAGTTAGCTATGGTagcttaattttgaaagtgtAACAACTAAAGTGTCTGATGGAGTGGCCTTAATCACAGATTTGACACATTAATCCTAGAAAATGTTGGGATACTTTGCAATATAAAGtggcattatttttttattacaaagtgTTGGTAGGATGCAAACATGTGACACCCCATCATATGTCGCATTGGTTGGGATGCAACTTTCTATATATACATAGCATTATCAtttcacaaaaattttcaattatgatAAGCAAAAGGAGAAGTAGGGACAAAAACCTAAGGCAAAAACAAACCTGGGTTAATCCCATCTGTATTAGGAGAATCAATAGGTGCACGAATTGTCAGCCCTTGGATCAATACATTGCTGCAAATTTCACATATAATCTTCAGAAAacacaggaaaaaaaaaagggtgaaAAATTGTGATGATCAAGGAACACATGATGAGTCAAACCTGGAGTATACAGGATGCACGTTCCATGATGGAGAGTCAATTAAAGTTAGGTTCGAAATCTGAACATTATCAGAGAACATGACCTCAATAAGATAAGGTCGAGTCACATTGAATTGCTTCTTTCTATATTTGATCCACCAAGGTTCACCCTGGCCATTGATCGTGGCATTGCCACCTAAATTCAGCAAAATGAACTTGATAAGTGCTTATTAAGAAGCATTTTTACAATTAGACGTAAGACCATATACACCAGCttaaattggaattttaaattataattaccaGTAACAACAACATCAGTTAAGTTTGTGCCAAAAATGAGACTGCTGAATCTTCCACCAGGTTCATCTCTTCCTCTTCCATAGGAAGGCAATGGTGGGAGAAGAGGCCACTCTGATTCATCCTGTCCATTTGAACATGCAATTAATTACATTGTGATTGTTAAAGCTAGCAGAATAgaaaagaagttaaattttgaagaaaaaaaaattcttagaaACTTGTTATTACAATTTGGGGACAAAACATCAGTATAGCAAGAGCCTTGTGTCAAGAAACTGCTAGTCAATTTTGATTACTAACATTTGGTTAACTCTAGTAGTTGCTGGAGTGATAACggaaagaaaattataccTGGGATGCGAGAAGAAGAGCATCTTTGTGAATATAAAGAGTGAAATGGCTGGTGAGATTAAAGCTTCCGGTTAACCATTTCCCGGGTGGTACGATCAGCTGAGCTCCACCATCTGCTGCATATTTGCTTAGATTAGAAATTGCAGTATTAAACGCCTTTGTGTTGGAGGTTTTGCCGTCGCCGACGCCGCCGAAATCAGTCAAAACTGCGCTGTGTTTCCGGCAATTTAGTGCCTGAAACTCAATGGTGTATGAATTCTTGGTTGGTCTGCATTCTGCTACTTGCGGACTAAGCAATCCCAATGTCAACAACGTTGAGAGAATTTTAATAACCTGaagaaacaattaaatatCGGAGAAATAATTAATGCACACAATAGAAaccccattttctttaatgaatCCAATTGCCAACAACCATATACAagtaattcaaaattgaattactaACAATTATGTACAATTTAGCCACACACCTacaactaataaaatttagacAACAGAACCATgctttgaataaaattaacaataataatcattttcaaaaacacAAGTTTGCAAGAAAATCCCATTTAAAAAACTGCCATAATTTTTCGTTTTGATGATATTTAGACAAGAACGtaaagagagggagagagaaaatatGAGAAAATTTACATGGGGATGGAGAATattatttcttgattttagacAAAACTCCATTTCCAATCTGACAAATTAAGCTCAGTGAGTTTCTAATGACTATGATTTAGCATAaataaaaggagaaaattgtgTACATGGAAAGGAATTAAATTGtcattaataagaaaatccTAGTAGAATTTTGGGATTGGGCATAGAGAAACGATTCAAATGTAACGGcttgtttcattttctttcactttcctGCCATAACTGATCAACTAGACGACAGCCTCACGTCTGCTTGGATAGCGGATCCCACTGGCCATGATTTATCCACGTGGCATGAATCCTATCGCCGTTGAATTGGCGGAGATAAAGAGACGTTCTTAGCGAGCCCCACAAATCGTGGTGGCTAAGTTTATTTTGTAACCTCGTATCACCTTTATCACAATTTGGCTGATACGTTAGTCGCATCGTAATCTTATATAATAGGTAATCATAAATAGATTAAGAGCTGCACTAGATTAGACTCATCACATGTATCAACGGTGTAAATTAAATCTCATCTTCATCAAGTTAATTAGCTATGTGTCATATTCAATTATTGCTTACAAACAGAATTCGATTGATTGACCTTTTCTCGTGAAAACCGAATATATTACCTTcaactttttaatattaaaagaagGTAAACTCACACACATTATTCGGGCCTCACTGTTCCAATGAGTGATGTAAGTTACAGTTGAATGTAACTTAGAGAGGctctcttaaaaaaaacagagtaaaatataaaaatatcaccGATCCTAATTAATATCACATTTCGCACTATGCTTTCAGTATTAAAATGTTcgttttaattactttatcaTTGTTAGAGTAAATGACTCTTTCCATGTATAGTGGCACGATCTGAGAcctggatttttttttttccttttaatttcttttcaattttcatatcTCATTGGGCATATATTTTGTAAGTACAACTCTTGTATATCCTAATCAAGTTGCCCTTGTCATATATTTGTTTGgacatttaattttcattgaaaaataCGAAATGCCTTAATATAATCAAATGTCCTCTCTGAAATGTACTTGCTTTAGACAAAAAGTCGATCTTCATGAATCATGactaacaatatttttatcattgttgtggtacttaattttgaaagaacaATCATTAACATGTTTGATAAACAAacacttttattttactaatgtTTACTGATCATCACTTGCCCGTGTGAATGGTTAATGATTCTATTTTATAGCATCTGAAGTTATGCCGTCTCAAAATCTCAAATATTCTGTAAAAATGCTCTAGTGAAGGAGTTTaatattaaactaataaaGCAAGAACCTTGACAATTACTACTGCTCACGTTATAGCTAGATTTCGGAAAGCATCCATACGTAGCTAGATTAGCATATgacatattatatttatatgattgATCATCAAAGTACAGACGAGTGCTTATTGATACGATGTTATTTCAAATCTCTTCCAAACCCTAAAGCACGGATAACCTTAAAACGCAACCATAGTTCAAGATTCACATCTGCCTTATGGGAACAAAATAAAGCCCTTAATTCAAGATTTACAAGGAAACACACTTAAACaaacatacacacatacatactAGCTTCTGATGAGACAATAAGTTGGAGACGAAgcctacaaattaattaatacatatatatatatatatatatatatatatatatcacttCTTCTTGTCTCCAAACAAGTACCCAAGAGATGAGTCTCCACCTGGAGCTGACTGAACCCTTGTTGTCGGACGGTCCTAATAATGGTAACAACAGAGaaacttaatttaaagttAGAAGTTACAAAAGttatcaattacaaaattagaAGAGTCGTAATAAATATGAGGGGTCAACTTAAGTGCAAGCATATACAGAAATGGAATTTATTTCAGTACTCACAGTAATGAAGTTGCCAGAGTTTTGGCCTTGAGCTCTGTGGTAATTGTTGGAGACAGTCAGTTTCTCTGATGGTGATGAGTTATTCGGAGGTTTCTTCGTGGTGTTATCATCGTCCCATGGTGCTTTGATCGCTGCTGGGGAAGCTGGAGGTTGGCTTGGCTCTTGATCAGAACCAAACAAGTAACCAAGTGAACTATGGCCGCCGCCAGAGCTTTCGCCTCGTTTCATTGTTACTCTGCTAAAGCTTCTTAGCTTGTTCCTATGTAATGAGCTGAAGGAAGAGactcatatatttatatataggaGCTAGACATATATATAGCTAATACTATCATCAATACAGATGTATCCATGTTAATTATGAGAAAGACTTGGGTGTAGCGCTCACAGACTTCATGACTAATCACGTAAAAGTAAAATACATGTTATACAAGAATTGACAGTGAATGTCAACAGACTTCACATCTAACAATTTGGTGAATTCTTGTATAACAATTTGGTCAATTTGGTGAATTcttgtatgtatatatatatgtatgtatgtatatatgtatagttTGGGTTGTGGTATGgacttaaaggtgcctcccacagttggggccctccccaGAATACCTCGtagttaagaaaaaaaaaatgtatatatgtatatatatatatatgtaggaAGAGactcatatttatatataggagctagatatatatatagctaaTACTATCATCAATACAAATGTATCCATGTTAATTACGAGAAAGACTTGGGTGTAGCGCTCACAGACTTCATGACTAATCACGTAAAAGTAAAATACATGTTGTACAAGAATTGACAGTGAATGTCAACAGACTCCACATCGAACAATTTGGTGAATTCTTGTATAACAATTTGGTCAATTTGGTGAATTcttgtatatgtatatatatatatatgtatatatgtatatataatcaGCCATGTTTATAATAAATCATGCAGTATGCACTTTCATCATTCCAGCGTATGCACGTTGGCATCTATTGATTTactctttaaaatataaatttggattccgaacttaattaattacctgAGTTGCGAGCTTCAAGGACTTTGTTTCATTTGATCATTCGTAATAACTTATTGGTTATTGATATAAattactcatttatttttactgaATGACTATGTCAGTATGTTGTTCTCAACTTTTGTGTTTTGTTGAGTTCAAGGTCATGTCAGTATGAAACTCAAGTCCCATGAATAGTAGTCTAATTCATGAGTCAGACCCAACTTTTTGAGTATACAGGAAAAGCATTCGAATCTTTCGGCATGACAGCATTTTTCGACGTGTCGAACAAAACTACTTTTTGaatcagaaaagaaaagcatgTATTCAAAGTTCTTTAAAGAGAGAACTACTTTTGGAAGTTTTTGTTTGGAGGAGTGGTCgatagtttttttatttttttatttttcaaacgaGGTATTTTTACATGAAAACGCATGTCATCTATATCGAAGTATTCATTTAGACAGTATACATGCACTATGCGTAACTTACAAACgtaaaaatctaataattttgggTGTCTATATTTTGACGAAATGACTAGGAAGTAATTGAATCAACATAGCCCATGATGTAAACCCTACATTTGATTGCATGCCTCACTTATTTATTCAAGAAGCACctctcacacacacacctGAACAAGTACATAATCCCAcgtgtatatatatgattgATGTGAAAACCTAACCACATATGATTGATGCGTAAACCTAACCGCAGCTATTCAAATATCCTTTGATTTTGTGATTACAATGCCAGTTAGGTACATAACCCCCCATGTACATATAAATGATTGACACGTAAACCAAACCATAGCTCTTCAAATATCCTTTGTGTTGGATCTTTAATCTTGCATTGTTAGATTTTTAATCCAACGTTAGGTTTATATAcgaataattatgtattgcaGACTGTCATATAAGGTTAAGTCCAATTAAAAATGATCTGCTAAGGTATTCGGTAATATGAGCTTTAATGTATTTGATAAGGTGTAAACTTTTAATGTGTAAAGACTTAAGagtaatttctatttttatgatagctaaaatagaaatacctaaagataataaaaaaaattatctagaTAAGTGGTCATAGTCCCCAAATTATACGTATCTTTCTATTCTTTCTGACATCACATCATCACAGAAAGAGCacagagaaaattaaaagattctaTAGGAAAACGTATTGATTTGAAAAGCTAATCATACAACTCTAGAGAGCAATTAAGCATTATGCATTCAGGTTCGCTTCCGcatattttgttattgattctTGGTGATACAACATTAATATTCCCAATTTATAGGTGATGATTTTCACTAAAGGATTTATTGTTCTAACACTTTGATTTTGTGATTACAATTCCATGCAGTTGTATAGCTTAAACTTTAATTATGCAATTGTATTCAGACAATATATGGTTAAGTTGAAATCTTATATAACTTTGATGTGGTGTCAGTGTGTAGCTTGGACTACAGATATCACATTTTGACATAAAATGTACcatttgaaaacttgaaatgagaaaaataaaattctatagAATTAACCATAAGATTCATTGTACTTTTGGTCAAATTCCTTTGTTTTGGGACTCAAATTGGTAtctaaagttattttttaggTAGTAGTAGCATTAggaaatatcaaatattagtatttttatcttttttaagaaaattcgtTTTGACTTCTATTTTTTTGGAGTTTTTATAACTATTGAACCCTCATTTAAAACTCGagtattttagaaattatgcAATGTTGGAGCTTTCTATAGAAATgtttatatgtgtgtgtgtgtgtgtatagagagagagagagagagagagagagagagagagagagagagagagagagagagagagagagagagagagagagagaactaTAACATTGTGTAATTTctatagaaaatgaaaaagttggAAGAATAGGTCAATCAAAGCCGTATTAGGGTTACACAACTTTTATCAGTAACAgaatatattattcattagAAATGTTTGAATCCATAATTTAAAGTGCGGGAACGCTTGAAAAAATGCATAAACCGTATTGTTAAACgctttaaattttaagccTTTAAAATCCCacgattttaaaattttcccgAATATTTCCCACACTTTATGATACTTGACCAAAAAAACTATTATGTTATTCATAATTtgttatctttattattttctactttATTAGTTAGTTTGCTTTAAGTACGTATAGAGAGCTGATCCATTGGGTATGGTCGCTGAGCTCCTCACCCAAAAGACCAAAACCCTTacattatatatttgtaatataCCCTCAGTTTATAATTATCCAAAAGAATAAGCATCGTTATCTTAAGGTGTTGGGAGAAAGAGAGGCTTGATTGACCTAGATACAGCAATATGGGGCCCCTCAAGTGCCTcgtattgtattattttgcTAGAGAATGACAAAAGTGGAAGGAATAGGTCAATCAAAGGCCATCTAGCTTAGGGTTAGCAAAATGTTTCATTAACGCCAATAACATCGCACCCATAAAAGCAGCTCTAACATAAGAAAACTTGCTATCTAGGTATAGGAATGCATTATTAATTCCTAGCTTCAGAAAATCATATCCATATTGCATTGTTGTATGATACACACTTAGCCGGGCACTATTTGGTTCCGTCCAAAATCGAACCGAATCAGCACAtagtagattttgaaaattagaatCGAATGCAAACCAAATTTTAGAATCaaaccaaaataatttatttcaaatgtgGTTTTATAGTATTTggtttaatataaattatgaaatgggaTGGGATgggtataaaaaaaaattgttaaaagataatttaaattagtgtttaattgaattgtcatttaaaataagaatcGACATAATTTGTATTAAGGAATTAAGTAACTTCAACTACAatcaatcaaaaaaaaaaaaaaaaaaaagagcttcAACGACAAAGGGGTTTTAAGAGAGATTTTCAGGGGCGTCAAAAGGCCTACCCTCTTCACAATCTCACTGGACCATACCGAACCACACCCTTCTACAATTTGGACTGAGTTGAGCCTATTTGATTGTGGATTAGAGCTGACCTCCTAAAAGCCTTGTAAACTCTTATCAAACCcgtattgttatatttatagcacttatttttataaaaattacaaaaaggaCAAAACATTATAATAGAGTTAATTAAATCCTAAacgtaatttttttataatcaaagtTCTTATCATTaggtaatttctttcttcatcttctcaaaattattttgattttataaaaaaaaataactatatcATAAATTAGGAGTTAAAGATAGGaggttaaataatttttaggtataaagataattttatttggtcATATTACATTGGCCTTGTAATACTGTGTAAATAGCCAAACATTGTATTGTAATATGGTGTGTTTGGCATATTGATTCATGTGGTTAGGGATAGCCGAGGCGGTGGAAGAGCCATAGGCGAGGTGGTGGTAGAGCTGTAGAAGTCGCGTAGTGCAGCAGCGGTGGGGTTGCATATCCCCCGACGTGAGGTGATGAAGCTGCAGTGTTGCGCGGCAAATCAAGATGGCCTGGTGGTGGAACAAGGCTGCCATGCATTCAAAATCAAGAAGAGAAGACCAAAATTGGCTGACGTGTGGGGGGAGCAAGGCTGTCGTACATTTGGAAGAGGGTAGAAGAAGAAATTGCTTGATGCGTTTGGATGAGAgaagagaagatgaaaattcccatttaattttttttgtttttgagatGTAATGCAATTCGATATAAACCCGAATCCCCTACGAGTTTCCATTATGCGAATTTTACcgcactaatttttttttttgtttacgCAATACTGTGTAATAACCAaacattgtattataatattttaatataacataTGACtccaatatattataataaggTGTGCCAAACAGGTCTTTAATGTAATTTcctctaataataaaaatatgactATAAAAATGGggttttataagaattttaaaggaGTGAAGAAAATATTACTCTACCAGTTGTATTAGTTAACACAAGTGTACAAAGTAGAAGTACTATATGAATGAGGATGACAGAAATGCCCAACCCTGCTCGGGCCTAGGTGTCTCAGGTGGACATGACCCGAACCGGGCATGTTTTCTTAACACTTGGGTTGGGTTCGTGCTTCACCTAAAAAACTCGGTCAGACCCAAAAATCTGATAAGTAcgtaataaaaacacattttattttaatacttatttaacTCACTAATAActcatatttaaagttttaaaaactttaaactcaaattttaaatcttaatccaataaaaataaaaaattataaatttataaatataattgaatttttttataaaaaaatcataacatcAAGCCCAGCTCGGCATTTTGCCTTCAATACGAAATGAaccggaaaaaaaaaattaaacaagaaagAATGTTTTACGGATAAAATAGGAAATCGCAGCAACTCTTTGGGCCATCGAGGCGATCCACTAAGAAGAGCAACGTGTCAGCTCAGAGGGCTAAGCTTTTGACACGTATGTACATAATATCTAAAGTTGACCAATAATATGGCACACAATCACATCCCAAAATTTCTTCGAAATGCACCGATAACGTAGCCTAGCGATTGTCGTGGGAGCTACGTGGCAGTATGTCAAACGCTTGATTGAATGCGCTAAAATCCAAAGGTTGAGTTTAAGCTGTCGGTTTCCAATTCCAAAACCTGAAACTCGATTTGCTGTCGAATGCTACGCGATCCTTCGGCGGCCGATCAGCCTCTCGTTCGCCCGTGTGATTTCGACACTGTCCTCTTTGTTTCTGTTCTCCAGACGC from Citrus sinensis cultivar Valencia sweet orange chromosome 9, DVS_A1.0, whole genome shotgun sequence carries:
- the LOC102629244 gene encoding probable polygalacturonase; amino-acid sequence: MEFCLKSRNNILHPHVIKILSTLLTLGLLSPQVAECRPTKNSYTIEFQALNCRKHSAVLTDFGGVGDGKTSNTKAFNTAISNLSKYAADGGAQLIVPPGKWLTGSFNLTSHFTLYIHKDALLLASQDESEWPLLPPLPSYGRGRDEPGGRFSSLIFGTNLTDVVVTGGNATINGQGEPWWIKYRKKQFNVTRPYLIEVMFSDNVQISNLTLIDSPSWNVHPVYSSNVLIQGLTIRAPIDSPNTDGINPDSCTNTRIEDNYIVSGDDCVAVKSGWDEYGIKVGMPTQHLIIRRLICISPDSAAIALGSEMSGGIKDVRAEDITAINTQSGVRIKTAVGRGAYVKEIYVRRMTMKTMKYVFWMTGDYGSHPDPGFDPKALPTVTGINYRDMVADNVTQSAKLDGIRNDPFTGICISNVTIKLTEKPKELQWNCTNIQGITSRVTPQACELLPKKEPTDCFFPDDKLPIDDVRLNTCSASISKA
- the LOC102622507 gene encoding protein SPIRAL1-like 5 — protein: MKRGESSGGGHSSLGYLFGSDQEPSQPPASPAAIKAPWDDDNTTKKPPNNSSPSEKLTVSNNYHRAQGQNSGNFITDRPTTRVQSAPGGDSSLGYLFGDKKK